Part of the Ruegeria sp. TM1040 genome, AAGGGCGCATCCGTGTGACCAAGCGATACCAGCACACCCGCTTCGACCATCCGCATCACCTGCTCCGGGGTGACGCTTTCTGCCGCCACCGTGACCTTGAGCTTGGGCAAGCGTGCAGCCGCCGTGCAGATCGCAGCAAGGTCGCTGTCATCCATTGCGCGGATCAGGTTGGCGTCATGGGCGCCCTTGCGAGCAACCGACAGATGTGGACCTTCCAGATGCAACCCGCCAAACCCACGCACGCCGGCCTCATGCGCGGCAATCCCGGCCTCAAGTGTCGCACGGGTCTTTTCGGCGGTGTCGGTGATCAGCGTCGGCAGGATCGTGGTGGCACCCAGGCTGCGATGCGCCGCGCAGATCTTGCGAATGGTCTCGACATTGGGCGCATCGCCCAGCATCACCCCCCCGCCGCCGTTGACTTGCAGGTCGACATAGCCGGGCGACAGAAGGTCCCCACCTAGGTCAATCACCTCCCCCTGCTCTTGCAGCTCCGCCACCGGGGCAAGCGCCACAAGCGCGCCCTCGCGAAACTGCGCGCCAAAGCCTTGCAGCACGTGCTTGCCATCAAAGATCGGCCCGCCGAGGTAGGTCGTAAGGGGATGCATCATACGGTTTCCGTCACCTTGTTCAGATGCCGCGGCGCATCCGGGTTCACACCACGGCGGGCCGCGACGGCTTCGACCATGCCATAAAACGATACGATCGAGGCAATCGGATCGGTGATCCAGTGGTCCGTGCGCACATGCGGCAGCACCTCTGCGCCCTTGGCCTTGTGGGTGGTGGCGAAGACCCGCGCACCCTTGTCCCCCAGTGCGGCAACCATCTCGCCCACGCTCTCTTCGGCGGCGTCGGCGGCGGCAAAGGCGATCACCGGAAAGTTCTCACCCACAATCGACACCGGGCCATGCAACACTTCTGCCGCCGAGTAGCTCTCGGCGTGGATCTGACAGGTTTCCTTGAACTTCAGCGCCGCCTCATTCGAGATCGCCCAGCTTGGGCCGCGACCGAGCGTGTAGAGCGACTGACCATCGATGGCCTCAATGGCCGCACTCCAGTCGCAATCCTTGGCCTTGGCCAGATGTCCCGGCAGGCGCAGGATCGCCTCGAGGAGGGCGGCGTCCTGTTTGACCTCTGCCAAGACCCAGAGCCCCGCCACCAGTGACGTGACAAAGGTCTTGGTGGCCGCAACACTCAGCTCAGGCCCGGCATGGATCGGCAGAACCGCTGCAGCCGTTTCCGCCAGGGGTGATCCAGCGTCATTGGTGATCGCCACCGTATAGGCCCCCTTGTCGCGAAACGCCGAGGTCAGCTGCACGATGTCGGGGCTTTTGCCCGACTGCGACACAGAGATGCTCAGCGCGCCTTTGCAATGGAGGTCAACGCCATAGATGGATTTCACCGAGGGCCCCACCGAGGCCATCGGCAGACCCAGAAGCAACTCGCTGGCATATTTCAGATAGGTCGACGCATGATCCGAAGACCCCCGCGCCACCGACAAGAGATAGCTTGGCTGCAGGTCGCGAATATCGGCCGCGGTGGCCGCAACCGCGCCAGCACCTTCGGTGAGGAGACGCTCGACCGCGTCCGGGATCTCGTTGATTTCTCGACGCATCTGCGTTTGAGTGGCGTTCATGGTTCAATACCTTTCACTGAGCAGATCAGTTGTTGAGGGTAGATGTGAAACCGCGGGCACATTGCTCAGGGCGATCAGCCCGATAGTTGCAACTCCGCGACAAAGTCATAGGCGTCGCCGCGATACAGCGAGCGCGTCAGCTCCGCGACGCGACCGTCCTCGAGAAAGGACACCCGCTGGATGCGCAGCCCGGCAGTGCCTTCGGCCACGTTCAAGAGTTTGGCGTCATTCGAATCCAGATTGAGCGCAGAGATCTTTTGCACCGCCCGCACCGGGCGATGCCCGATCTGGCCAAGCGTTGCATAGAGCGAAGACGTCACCTCGAGCGGATTGGGCAGAACACTAAGCGGCAGCGCTGCCCGTTCCAGCGCCATCGGCTGCCCGCCCGCCTCACGCAGACGGTAGATCCGCGCCACAGACTCCTCAGCGCCGAGACCCAGCACGGAGATCTCTTCTTCGGTGGGCATAAAAACCCCCCGCTCCAGCCATTTCGACGTGGTCTCCATCCCGCGTTTCTGCATGTCCTCGGTAAAGGACGTCAGATGGCGCAGGGATTGCTCGACCCGGGCCGTGCTCTCGCGCACAAAAGAGCCAGATCCCTGCCGCTGCTCGATCGCGCCTTGCTGCACCAGTTCCTGCATCGCCTTGCGCACGGTGACGCGCGACATATCGGTGATCTCGGCAATCTCGCGCTCTGGCGGCAAAGAGCTGTTGGGCGGCAGAACACCGGACTGGATCGCATCCTCAAGGCGGCGGCGCAGCTGGACATAGCGCGGCCCCGCGCCCTGATCGAACCAGCTTTCAGGCTTCAGGAACTCAGTGATCGTCATCTCGGACCTCCCGGGCAAAGTCATGGGCGAGCGCGATCGCCCCATCGAGCGGAGTGCCGCGTGGCGCAATGCAGGCCTCTTGCATCGCTGGGGGCAGATAGGCGCGAAACTGCGGCGCAATGCCGCCGGTCAGACACAGCGGCAACCCCGCCTTCCAGCCCATCTTGTGCAATGTGATGGCAATCTCATGGGCGGCATCGGTCAGGATCTCGACGGCCAGCGGATCGCCCTTGGCGGCAAAGGCTGTCACATCCGGGGCCACCCGGCCAAAATCCGCAGGCCGCGCCGTGACCGCAAAGGCGACAATTTCAGCCGATCCGCCAAAACGCGCCAAAAGATGCGCCCCCAGTTCAGAAACCTCTCGCAGCTGATCGACCTCCTCAAGGGTACAGGCGAGCGCACGTCGCCCGACCCATTGCGCCGAAGCCGGATCGCCCAGCACCGACCCCCAACCGCCCGCGAATCGAGAGCGCCCGTCGATTTGCGCCGCAAAAAACGACCCGGTGCCGCAATGCGCGATCAGTCCGTCCGCTCCGCCAAGGGCACCCGCAAGCGCCGTCGGGCGATCATCGGTCACGCGCACCCGCTCAAAAGGAAGTGCCTCGGCAAACCGCCCGGCGATCTCAGGTCCCGTCACCCCAGCAATCCCGATATAAATCGGGCACATGGCCAGCGCCTCGACCGGCGCGCCACTCTTGACCGCAAGCTGTTCCAGCCCGTCACGCACCTGCGCCACGGCCCCCACCATATCGGTGGAAATATTCGCCGACCCCGTCTCTACCGCGATGACAGAATGACCATCGCAGAGCGCCAGCCGGCACCGCGTGCCGCCGCCATCAAGAGCCAGAACAGAGGTTTTCAATGCATCCGTCATGAAAATACCATTACGATACCAAAACGGTTTTTGGAAGATAGAAACAGGACCAACCGCACAAGAATTACCGGCAAAATCGTTGAAACCGGCGATTTCAAAGGTAAAATTAAGATACCAAGGCGTACCAAAACGTAATGGTGGACAAAAGGTATCAAATGGGTATTGTTGGTGCAAACCTGGAGGGAATCACGTGTCGACCGCTGCCACGGAACAATTGCACAACCAAGCCGAGGGCCTCGACGCCCGCCCCCTGCACGAGGTGGCAGAGATCCTGGCTGAGGCCCAGCAAGAGGCCTCAGGCGCGGCGCGCGCGGCGACAGATCCCATCTGCTCAGGCGCAACAGCCATGGCGCAGGCCATCCGGGCGGGCGGTACGCTCCACTATGCAGCAGCTGGCTCGTCGGGCCTCATGGCCGCTGCCGACGCTCTGGAGCTCGGAGGGACATTCTCCATCCCGGCAGAACAGCTGCGCATCCACATGGCAGGTGGCATGCCCACCGGTGTAGAGATGCCCGGTGGCACCGAGGATGAGACCGCAGACCTCGAACGCGCGCTGTCCAGCATCGGCCCCAACGACGTGCTGATCGGCGTCTCCGCCAGCGGCACCACACCCTATACGGTTGCGGGGGCCGAACGCGCCAAGGCGCAGGGCGCATGCGTCATCGGGATCGCGAACAACCCCAATTCTGCACTGCTGGGCATCGCCGATCACGCGATCCTTCTGCCGACCCCACCCGAAGTCGTCTCAGGCTCCACCCGCATGGGGGCAGGCACTGCGCAGAAGATCGCGCTCAATATGCTGTCGACGCTGATGGCGATTGATCTCGGCCATGTCCACGACGGCATGATGATCAACCTGCGCGCCGACAACATCAAGCTTCGCATCCGCGCCCGCCAGATCGTGACCCGGATCACCGGCGCCGACGAAGACACCGCCACTGCGGCCATCGAGGCCGCAAACGGCAACGTAAAAAGCGCCATCCTGATTGCGGCGGGCGCATCCGACCTCGCAGACGCCAACGCGCGCCTGGAGACAACTGGTGGCAAGCTGCGCCCGGCGCTCCTGTCGCTCAACACACAAGAAAAACAACAATAATTCATTCCAATAGGAGGAAGACCGATGAAAAGTAAGTTTATGATGGCCGCGCTGACGGGCACTGCCCTGGTGGCCACTTCCGCACTGGCCGAGGATGTCACCCTCACTGTCGAAAGCTGGCGCAATGACGACCTGACGCTCTGGCAGGACAAGATCATCCCCGCGTTCGAAGCCGCAAACCCCGGCATCAAGGTGAAATTCACCCCCAGCGCGCCGACCGAATACAACGCGGTCCTGAACTCCAAGCTGGACGCAGGCTCTGCTGGTGATCTGATCACCTGCCGCCCGTTTGACGCCTCGCTTGCGCTCTATGAGGCGGGCCACCTCGCCGCGCTGGATGATATGGACGCGATGAGCAACTTCTCTGACGTCGCCAAATCCGCATGGCAGACCGACGATGGCTCCGCGAGCTTCTGTGTGCCGATGGCCTCCGTGATCCACGGCTTTATCTACAACAAAGAGGCCTTCGAAGAGCTCGGCCTTGAGGTTCCGACCACCGAAGACGAATTCTTTGCCGCGCTTGAGACCATCAAGGAAGACGGCAGCTATATCCCGATGGCGATGGGCACCAACGACCAGTGGGAAGCCGCCACCATGGGCTATAACAACATCGGCCCGAACTACTGGAAAGGCGAAGAAGGCCGTCGCGCCCTGATCGCGGGCGAGCAGAAGCTCACCGACGAACAATGGGTTGCCCCCTATGCGACCCTCGCCAAATGGGCGGATTATCTGGGCGACGGCTATGAGGCGCAGACCTATCCTGACAGCCAGAACCTCTTCACGCTGGGCCGCGCGGCGATCTATCCGGCAGGCAGCTGGGAAATTTCTGGCTTCAACGCGCAAGCCGATTTTGAAATGGGCGCCTTCAAGGCTCCGGTCAAATCCGCAGGCGACACCTGCTATATCTCGGACCACACCGACATTGGTATTGGCATGAACGCCTCCACCGAGCACCCCGAAGCCGCCAAGGCCTTCCTCGCCTGGGTCGCATCGCCCGAGTTCGCGGACATCTTCGGCAACGCTCTGCCGGGCTTCTTCCCGCTCTCCAATGCGCCGGTTGAGCTCGAAGATCCGCTGGCCAAGGAATTTGTAAGCTGGCGTGGCGAGTGCGAGAGCACCATCCGCTCCACCTACCAGATCCTGTCGCGCGGCACGCCGAACCTCGAAAACGAGACCTGGGGCGCATCCGTTGCCGCAATCAAAGGCACCGAAACGCCCGAAGCTCTGGGCGAAAAACTCCAGTCGGGTCTCGCAACCTGGTACGAACCGCAACAGTAAGTCCCCGAAACGACAAGCAAACCACTGTTGTAACATCCCCGGACGCGCCACTCCGCGCGTCCGGGAACTGGACCGGAGGTTCCCATGCAAAAGCCCCGCATCCGCTGGCATATCGCCATTTTTCTGGCCCCTGCCGTGCTGATCTACACCTCGGTTATGATCTTCCCCCTCTTCAACACGCTGCGCCTCGCTCTCTTTCAGGAGATCGATCAGGAGCGCGTCTATGTGGGGCTGGAGAATTTCCGCACGCTGTTCTTTGACCCGATCTGGTCAGAGCAATTCTGGAACGCGCTGGGAAACAACTTCTGGTTCTTCCTCATTCACATGCTGGTGCAAAACCCCATCGGGATCGCCCTTGCGGCCCTCCTGAGCCATCCGCGCCTGCGCTTTGCGGCGCTCTATCGCTCCGCGATCTTCATCCCGACGATCCTGAGCTTTGTGATCGTGGGTTTTGCGTGGAAGCTCATCCTGTCGCCCATCTGGGGCATCGCGCCTTCTATGCTGGATGCGGTCGGTCTGAAATCGCTCTTTGCACCCTGGCTCGGCAAGGAAGAATACGCCCTCACCACGCTGGCGCTGATCTCCGTTTGGCAATTCGTCGGTATCCCGATGATGCTGATCTATGCCGCGCTGCTGTCGATCCCCGAAGAAATGCTCGAGGCGGGCGAAATTGACGGCGTCACCGGCATGTCCGCCTTCTGGAAGATCAAACTGCCGCTGATCCTGCCCTCGATCGGGATCATCTCGATCCTGACATTTGTGGGCAACTTCAACGCCTTCGACCTGATCTACGCCTCCCAAGGCGCATTGGCGGGGCCTGATTTCTCCACTGACATCTTGGGCACATTCATGTACCGGACGTTCTTTGGTTTCCAGCTGCAACTTGGCGATCCGCATATGGGGTCCGCGATTGCAGGGGCAATGTTTGCGATCATCCTTGTAGGCGTCTGTCTTTATCTCTTCGGCATCCAGACCCGGATGCGCCGCTACCAGCTCTGACGGGAGGCACTCATGAGTTCCGCACGCTCCAACCCGATCAACACGGCTGCAATGCATGGCGCGCTGATCATCTACACCTTGATTGCGCTGTTTCCGGTCTTTGTGATCCTGATCAACAGCTTCAAGACCCGCAAAAAGATCTTCCGCGAACC contains:
- the nagA gene encoding N-acetylglucosamine-6-phosphate deacetylase, with protein sequence MMHPLTTYLGGPIFDGKHVLQGFGAQFREGALVALAPVAELQEQGEVIDLGGDLLSPGYVDLQVNGGGGVMLGDAPNVETIRKICAAHRSLGATTILPTLITDTAEKTRATLEAGIAAHEAGVRGFGGLHLEGPHLSVARKGAHDANLIRAMDDSDLAAICTAAARLPKLKVTVAAESVTPEQVMRMVEAGVLVSLGHTDAPFDTCVDYVRAGARCATHLFNAMSQLGNRAPGLVGAVLDTAELSAGVIADGIHVHPASLRAAWQAKRRGPGHLFLVSDAMAVAGTEDREFLLEGRRITRSDGRLCLSDGTLAGADLDLTTALRVLVSQCDVPLAEGLEAATSVPAALIGKSVDLTQPGQKQVDMIRIKPELSAAAPVLP
- a CDS encoding ABC transporter substrate-binding protein — its product is MKSKFMMAALTGTALVATSALAEDVTLTVESWRNDDLTLWQDKIIPAFEAANPGIKVKFTPSAPTEYNAVLNSKLDAGSAGDLITCRPFDASLALYEAGHLAALDDMDAMSNFSDVAKSAWQTDDGSASFCVPMASVIHGFIYNKEAFEELGLEVPTTEDEFFAALETIKEDGSYIPMAMGTNDQWEAATMGYNNIGPNYWKGEEGRRALIAGEQKLTDEQWVAPYATLAKWADYLGDGYEAQTYPDSQNLFTLGRAAIYPAGSWEISGFNAQADFEMGAFKAPVKSAGDTCYISDHTDIGIGMNASTEHPEAAKAFLAWVASPEFADIFGNALPGFFPLSNAPVELEDPLAKEFVSWRGECESTIRSTYQILSRGTPNLENETWGASVAAIKGTETPEALGEKLQSGLATWYEPQQ
- a CDS encoding BadF/BadG/BcrA/BcrD ATPase family protein gives rise to the protein MTDALKTSVLALDGGGTRCRLALCDGHSVIAVETGSANISTDMVGAVAQVRDGLEQLAVKSGAPVEALAMCPIYIGIAGVTGPEIAGRFAEALPFERVRVTDDRPTALAGALGGADGLIAHCGTGSFFAAQIDGRSRFAGGWGSVLGDPASAQWVGRRALACTLEEVDQLREVSELGAHLLARFGGSAEIVAFAVTARPADFGRVAPDVTAFAAKGDPLAVEILTDAAHEIAITLHKMGWKAGLPLCLTGGIAPQFRAYLPPAMQEACIAPRGTPLDGAIALAHDFAREVRDDDH
- a CDS encoding SIS domain-containing protein, whose amino-acid sequence is MNATQTQMRREINEIPDAVERLLTEGAGAVAATAADIRDLQPSYLLSVARGSSDHASTYLKYASELLLGLPMASVGPSVKSIYGVDLHCKGALSISVSQSGKSPDIVQLTSAFRDKGAYTVAITNDAGSPLAETAAAVLPIHAGPELSVAATKTFVTSLVAGLWVLAEVKQDAALLEAILRLPGHLAKAKDCDWSAAIEAIDGQSLYTLGRGPSWAISNEAALKFKETCQIHAESYSAAEVLHGPVSIVGENFPVIAFAAADAAEESVGEMVAALGDKGARVFATTHKAKGAEVLPHVRTDHWITDPIASIVSFYGMVEAVAARRGVNPDAPRHLNKVTETV
- a CDS encoding GntR family transcriptional regulator, with protein sequence MTITEFLKPESWFDQGAGPRYVQLRRRLEDAIQSGVLPPNSSLPPEREIAEITDMSRVTVRKAMQELVQQGAIEQRQGSGSFVRESTARVEQSLRHLTSFTEDMQKRGMETTSKWLERGVFMPTEEEISVLGLGAEESVARIYRLREAGGQPMALERAALPLSVLPNPLEVTSSLYATLGQIGHRPVRAVQKISALNLDSNDAKLLNVAEGTAGLRIQRVSFLEDGRVAELTRSLYRGDAYDFVAELQLSG
- a CDS encoding N-acetylmuramic acid 6-phosphate etherase, whose amino-acid sequence is MSTAATEQLHNQAEGLDARPLHEVAEILAEAQQEASGAARAATDPICSGATAMAQAIRAGGTLHYAAAGSSGLMAAADALELGGTFSIPAEQLRIHMAGGMPTGVEMPGGTEDETADLERALSSIGPNDVLIGVSASGTTPYTVAGAERAKAQGACVIGIANNPNSALLGIADHAILLPTPPEVVSGSTRMGAGTAQKIALNMLSTLMAIDLGHVHDGMMINLRADNIKLRIRARQIVTRITGADEDTATAAIEAANGNVKSAILIAAGASDLADANARLETTGGKLRPALLSLNTQEKQQ
- a CDS encoding carbohydrate ABC transporter permease; its protein translation is MQKPRIRWHIAIFLAPAVLIYTSVMIFPLFNTLRLALFQEIDQERVYVGLENFRTLFFDPIWSEQFWNALGNNFWFFLIHMLVQNPIGIALAALLSHPRLRFAALYRSAIFIPTILSFVIVGFAWKLILSPIWGIAPSMLDAVGLKSLFAPWLGKEEYALTTLALISVWQFVGIPMMLIYAALLSIPEEMLEAGEIDGVTGMSAFWKIKLPLILPSIGIISILTFVGNFNAFDLIYASQGALAGPDFSTDILGTFMYRTFFGFQLQLGDPHMGSAIAGAMFAIILVGVCLYLFGIQTRMRRYQL